Proteins from a single region of Chromobacterium sp. ATCC 53434:
- a CDS encoding murein transglycosylase A, which produces MKLKSLKTGWLPWLALLALAGCTTTPPTGPSPSRPSFSGADSASPAALPAWNGQALGDSLQGLRQSCRALQKKPAWNGVCREAGVLAANDADAVRRFFENRFTAWKLRDGGRDSGLITGYYEPLLNGSRSRSERTPWPVYGVPRDLVSVDVPMSQRGRGALRARQVAPGRLALAAGGDIELNPADFPNDPRGIRLKGRLSGSRLLPYFNRGQINQGGIAGSAPVIAWVEDAVELFFLQVQGSGRIQLDDGSFLHVGFADQNGYPYQSIGKWLVDRGEMTLGDASMQGIKDWLAKNPQRRDELLAANPSYIFFKPLSGDDGGPIGALGVPLTGGYSIAVDPRYIPLGAPIYLATTWPNASEPLTRLVNAQDTGSAIKGALRADLFWGYGTEAGMYAGRMKQQGSMWLLLPKGVTPASAL; this is translated from the coding sequence ATGAAGCTGAAATCACTGAAGACAGGCTGGCTGCCATGGCTGGCCCTGCTGGCGCTGGCCGGCTGCACCACCACGCCGCCGACCGGCCCTTCGCCATCCCGCCCCTCGTTCTCCGGCGCCGACAGCGCCAGCCCCGCCGCGCTGCCGGCCTGGAACGGCCAGGCGCTCGGCGATTCGTTGCAGGGCCTGCGCCAGAGCTGTCGCGCGCTGCAGAAGAAGCCGGCCTGGAACGGCGTCTGCCGCGAAGCCGGCGTCCTCGCCGCCAACGACGCCGACGCCGTGCGCCGTTTCTTCGAAAATCGCTTCACCGCCTGGAAGCTGCGCGACGGCGGCCGCGACAGCGGTCTGATCACCGGTTATTACGAACCGTTGCTGAACGGCAGCCGCAGCCGTTCCGAACGCACGCCGTGGCCGGTGTACGGCGTGCCGCGCGACCTGGTCAGCGTCGATGTGCCGATGAGCCAGCGCGGTCGCGGCGCGCTGCGCGCCAGGCAGGTGGCGCCGGGCCGGCTGGCGCTGGCGGCCGGCGGCGACATCGAGCTCAATCCGGCCGACTTCCCCAACGATCCCCGCGGCATCCGGCTGAAAGGCCGGCTGTCCGGCTCGCGGCTGCTGCCCTATTTCAACCGCGGCCAGATCAACCAGGGCGGCATCGCCGGCAGCGCGCCGGTGATCGCCTGGGTAGAGGACGCCGTCGAGCTGTTCTTCCTGCAGGTTCAGGGCTCGGGCCGCATCCAGCTGGACGACGGCAGCTTCCTGCACGTCGGCTTCGCCGACCAGAACGGCTATCCGTATCAGTCGATAGGCAAATGGCTGGTCGACCGCGGCGAGATGACGCTCGGCGACGCGTCGATGCAGGGGATCAAGGACTGGCTGGCGAAGAATCCGCAGCGCCGCGACGAACTGTTGGCCGCCAACCCCAGCTACATCTTCTTCAAGCCGCTGTCCGGCGACGACGGCGGACCGATAGGCGCGCTGGGCGTGCCGCTGACCGGCGGCTACAGCATCGCGGTAGACCCGCGCTACATCCCGCTCGGCGCGCCGATCTACCTGGCCACCACCTGGCCAAACGCCAGCGAGCCGCTGACGCGACTGGTCAACGCCCAGGACACCGGCAGCGCGATCAAGGGCGCGCTGCGCGCCGATCTGTTCTGGGGCTATGGCACCGAGGCCGGCATGTACGCCGGCCGGATGAAGCAGCAGGGCAGCATGTGGTTGCTGCTGCCCAAGGGCGTGACGCCGGCGTCCGCGCTTTAA
- a CDS encoding BON domain-containing protein, producing MKRVAGQTLLLAALALSGGFAAQAHADGQVAQSVAAPTDAELAAGVKQALDADPELKALNLQVSSAKGEVTIAGEMTEDQQMFKAGQIAEKVPGVKFVINKMEQKG from the coding sequence ATGAAACGAGTTGCAGGGCAAACCTTGTTGCTGGCCGCGCTGGCCCTTTCCGGCGGCTTCGCCGCCCAAGCCCACGCTGATGGCCAGGTGGCCCAGAGCGTCGCCGCCCCGACCGACGCCGAGCTGGCTGCCGGCGTCAAGCAGGCGCTGGACGCCGATCCGGAGCTGAAGGCATTGAATCTGCAGGTCAGCAGCGCCAAAGGCGAGGTGACGATAGCGGGCGAGATGACCGAGGACCAACAGATGTTCAAGGCCGGTCAGATCGCCGAGAAGGTGCCGGGCGTCAAGTTCGTCATCAACAAGATGGAACAGAAGGGCTGA
- the lysA gene encoding diaminopimelate decarboxylase: MHAFDSRQLASIARQYGAPLWVYHADTIRERIAELKAFDTIRYAQKANSNTHILRLMREQGVKVDAVSLGEIERALAAGYRGGEQADIVFTADLLDRPTLAKVVAERIPVNAGSIDMLHQLGEVAPGHPVWLRINPGFGHGHSQKTNTGGENSKHGIWHGELAEALAAVRRHGLRLVGVHMHIGSGVDYGHLERVCGAMVDTVAALGCDLEAISAGGGLSVPYRDGDARIDTDHYFQLWDAARRRIADKLGHPVRLEIEPGRFLVAEAGALLAEVRAVKDMGRRHFVLVDAGFNDLMRPSLYGSYHHITLLDADGGAKAGQIDTVVAGPLCESGDVFTQREGGTVETRPLPPAQIGDLMVFHNAGAYGATMSSNYNSRPLLAEVLIDGGATRLIRRRQTMAELLALES, from the coding sequence ATGCACGCCTTCGACAGCCGCCAGCTCGCCAGCATCGCCCGCCAGTACGGCGCGCCGCTGTGGGTCTACCACGCCGACACCATCCGCGAACGCATCGCCGAGCTGAAGGCGTTCGACACCATACGCTACGCGCAGAAGGCCAACTCCAACACCCACATCCTGCGGCTGATGCGCGAACAGGGCGTCAAGGTGGACGCGGTGTCGCTCGGCGAGATCGAGCGGGCGCTGGCCGCCGGCTACCGCGGCGGCGAACAGGCCGACATCGTCTTCACCGCCGACCTGCTGGACCGCCCGACGCTGGCCAAGGTCGTCGCCGAGCGCATTCCGGTCAACGCCGGCTCCATCGACATGCTGCATCAGCTGGGCGAGGTCGCGCCCGGCCATCCGGTCTGGCTGCGCATCAATCCCGGCTTCGGCCACGGACACAGCCAGAAGACCAATACCGGCGGCGAGAACAGCAAGCACGGCATCTGGCACGGCGAACTCGCCGAGGCGCTGGCCGCGGTGCGGCGGCACGGCCTGCGGCTGGTCGGCGTGCACATGCACATCGGCTCCGGCGTCGACTACGGCCACCTGGAGCGGGTCTGCGGCGCGATGGTCGACACCGTGGCGGCGCTGGGCTGCGACCTGGAGGCGATCTCCGCCGGCGGCGGCCTGTCCGTCCCCTACCGCGACGGCGACGCCCGCATCGACACCGATCACTACTTCCAGCTGTGGGACGCGGCCAGACGGCGCATCGCCGACAAGCTGGGCCATCCGGTGCGGCTGGAGATCGAGCCGGGCCGCTTCCTGGTGGCCGAGGCCGGCGCGCTGCTGGCCGAGGTCCGCGCGGTCAAGGACATGGGGCGCCGCCACTTCGTGCTGGTGGACGCCGGCTTCAACGACCTGATGCGGCCGTCGCTGTACGGCAGCTACCACCACATCACGCTGCTGGACGCCGACGGCGGCGCGAAGGCGGGCCAAATCGACACCGTGGTGGCTGGCCCGCTGTGCGAATCCGGCGACGTGTTCACCCAGCGCGAAGGCGGCACCGTGGAGACGAGGCCGCTGCCGCCGGCGCAAATCGGCGACCTGATGGTCTTCCACAACGCCGGCGCCTATGGCGCGACGATGTCGTCGAACTACAACAGCCGGCCGCTGCTGGCGGAAGTGCTGATAGACGGCGGCGCCACCCGGCTGATCCGCCGCCGCCAGACCATGGCCGAACTGCTGGCGCTGGAAAGCTGA
- a CDS encoding LysR family transcriptional regulator yields the protein MSINLRHVEVFRAVMTTGSVSGAARLLHTSQPTVSRELARCEQLLDLVLFERGRGRLRPTQQALLLFAEVERSFVGLQRIAGSAAAIRQFAGGQLSIACLPVFAQALLPLACADFIAAFPDVGVDISPQESPWLEEWLAAQRCDLGLSEQQQAPAGCLATPLWQGDELCVLPAGHPLAGKSRLEARDFAGLSFISLAASDSYRQQVDAWFAGAGVSRRLQLASQHAASVCAMVRLGLGVAIVNPLTALAESDRGLVARPLAVSIPFRVQLVLPQFRPASPLPQRFAEALERQVAGLDARLAALST from the coding sequence ATGTCCATCAATCTGCGCCATGTCGAGGTGTTCCGGGCGGTGATGACCACCGGCAGCGTCAGCGGCGCCGCGAGGCTGCTGCATACCTCGCAGCCGACGGTCAGCCGGGAGCTGGCGCGCTGCGAGCAGCTGCTGGACCTTGTCCTGTTCGAGCGGGGCCGCGGCCGTCTGCGGCCGACCCAGCAGGCCCTGCTGTTGTTCGCCGAGGTGGAGCGCAGCTTCGTCGGCTTGCAGCGCATCGCCGGCAGCGCGGCGGCGATACGCCAGTTCGCCGGCGGCCAGCTGTCCATCGCCTGCCTGCCGGTGTTCGCCCAGGCTCTGCTGCCGTTGGCCTGCGCCGATTTCATCGCCGCCTTCCCCGATGTCGGCGTCGACATCAGTCCGCAGGAGTCGCCGTGGCTGGAGGAGTGGCTGGCGGCGCAACGCTGCGACCTGGGGCTGAGCGAGCAGCAACAGGCGCCGGCCGGCTGTCTGGCGACGCCGCTGTGGCAGGGGGACGAGTTGTGCGTGCTGCCGGCCGGCCATCCGCTGGCGGGCAAGTCCAGGCTGGAGGCGCGCGATTTCGCCGGCCTGTCCTTCATCAGCCTGGCCGCCAGCGACAGCTATCGCCAGCAGGTGGACGCCTGGTTTGCCGGCGCCGGCGTGTCGCGCCGGCTGCAGCTGGCCAGCCAGCACGCGGCCTCGGTTTGCGCGATGGTCAGGCTGGGCCTGGGCGTCGCCATCGTCAATCCGCTGACCGCATTGGCAGAGAGCGATCGGGGCCTGGTGGCGCGGCCGCTGGCGGTGTCGATACCGTTTCGCGTGCAGCTGGTGCTGCCGCAATTCCGGCCGGCCTCGCCGCTGCCGCAGCGCTTTGCAGAGGCGCTGGAGCGGCAGGTGGCGGGACTGGACGCGCGGCTGGCGGCCTTGTCCACCTAG
- the dtpA gene encoding dipeptide/tripeptide permease DtpA produces MTSTALNPLRQPKPFYLIFSIEFWERFGFYGLQGILAVYLVKALGLHEAESFTLFSSFIALVFGLIAVGGWLGDKVLGTKRTILLGALVLTAGYAMVTASADNIGLLYLGMGTIAVGNGLFKANPSSLLSKCYEENDPRLDGAFTMYYMAINIGSLLSMLATPWLADRFGYAHAFALSVVGMLITVVNFVFMRGWVKDYGSDADFRTPKLSTWLAVLAGVAAACVAAALLLKHEIIANVVLAVLSIGVTGLYVKETLLLKGAERKKMIVAAILMLQATVFFVLYNQMPLSLNFFAIHNTEHTLFGIPVQPEQFQSLNPFWIMLASPLLAVCYNKLGNRLPMPHKFAIGMVLCAAAFLVLPLGAKYANAQGLVSSNWMVLSYLLQSVGELLISGLGLAMVAQLVPQRLMGFIMGAWFLTSAASSVIAGWVAGLTAAPGKVASPLVTLEIYSRVFTQIGVVTGVIAIVTIIIAPWLHRMTLDEPSKPEHEMALDAR; encoded by the coding sequence ATGACGTCGACCGCGCTCAATCCGCTGCGGCAACCGAAGCCGTTTTACCTGATCTTCTCGATCGAATTCTGGGAGCGTTTCGGCTTCTACGGCCTGCAGGGCATCCTGGCGGTCTACCTGGTGAAGGCCCTGGGCCTGCACGAGGCCGAATCGTTCACGCTGTTCTCCTCCTTCATCGCGCTGGTGTTCGGCCTGATCGCCGTCGGCGGCTGGCTGGGCGACAAGGTGCTGGGCACCAAGCGCACCATTCTGCTGGGCGCGCTGGTGCTGACCGCCGGCTACGCGATGGTGACCGCGTCGGCGGACAATATCGGCCTGCTCTATCTGGGCATGGGCACCATCGCCGTCGGCAACGGCCTGTTCAAGGCCAATCCGTCGTCGCTGCTGTCCAAGTGCTACGAGGAGAACGACCCGCGGCTCGACGGCGCCTTCACGATGTACTACATGGCGATCAATATCGGCTCGCTGCTGTCGATGCTGGCCACGCCGTGGCTGGCCGACCGTTTCGGCTACGCCCACGCCTTCGCGCTGTCGGTGGTCGGCATGCTGATCACCGTCGTCAACTTCGTCTTCATGCGGGGCTGGGTGAAGGATTACGGCTCCGACGCGGACTTCCGCACGCCTAAGCTGTCCACCTGGCTGGCGGTGCTGGCCGGCGTCGCCGCCGCCTGCGTCGCCGCCGCGCTGCTGTTGAAGCACGAGATCATCGCCAATGTGGTGCTGGCCGTGCTGTCCATCGGCGTGACGGGCCTGTACGTCAAGGAGACGCTGCTGCTGAAGGGCGCCGAGCGCAAGAAGATGATAGTCGCCGCCATCCTGATGCTGCAGGCGACGGTGTTCTTCGTGTTGTACAACCAGATGCCGCTGTCGCTGAATTTCTTCGCCATCCACAATACCGAGCACACGCTGTTCGGCATCCCGGTGCAGCCGGAGCAGTTCCAGTCGCTGAACCCGTTCTGGATCATGCTGGCCAGCCCGCTGCTGGCGGTCTGCTACAACAAGCTGGGCAACCGCCTGCCGATGCCGCACAAGTTCGCGATCGGCATGGTGCTGTGCGCCGCCGCCTTCCTGGTGTTGCCGCTGGGCGCCAAGTACGCGAACGCCCAGGGTCTGGTGTCGTCGAACTGGATGGTGCTGAGCTATCTGCTGCAGAGCGTCGGCGAGCTGCTGATCTCCGGTCTGGGGCTGGCGATGGTGGCGCAACTGGTGCCGCAGCGGCTGATGGGTTTCATCATGGGCGCCTGGTTCCTGACTTCGGCCGCGTCGTCGGTGATCGCCGGCTGGGTGGCCGGACTGACCGCCGCGCCGGGCAAGGTCGCCAGTCCGCTGGTCACGCTGGAGATCTACAGCCGCGTGTTCACCCAGATCGGCGTGGTGACCGGCGTGATCGCGATCGTGACCATCATCATCGCGCCGTGGCTGCACCGGATGACGCTGGACGAGCCGAGCAAGCCGGAACACGAGATGGCGCTGGACGCGCGCTGA
- a CDS encoding alanyl-tRNA editing protein: MAEQFYQHPYQTRLATRVLRHDDAGLVLENTLCYPLGGGQPGDSATLTLADGTALRVADTRRDRESRAILHQTDGDARLAPGTEVTLELDWERRHRHMRVHTCLHLLSVVIPAGVTGGNLTAESGRLDFDLPEGMELDKEHIEVELNRLVAADLAVTVRMTSGEALKAQPELIKTMSVTPPLHLPEIRLIEVAGVDLQPCGGTHVARTGEIGRVRVKKIESKGARNKRVVVELAD, translated from the coding sequence ATGGCAGAACAGTTCTATCAGCACCCGTACCAGACCCGCCTCGCCACCCGCGTGCTGCGTCACGACGACGCCGGCCTGGTGCTTGAAAACACGCTGTGCTACCCGCTGGGCGGCGGCCAGCCCGGCGACAGCGCCACGCTGACGCTGGCCGACGGAACCGCGCTGCGCGTCGCCGACACCCGTCGCGACCGCGAAAGCCGCGCCATCCTGCACCAGACCGACGGCGACGCCAGACTCGCGCCCGGAACGGAAGTGACGTTGGAGCTGGACTGGGAACGCCGCCACCGCCACATGCGGGTGCATACCTGTCTGCACCTGCTGAGCGTGGTGATCCCGGCCGGCGTCACCGGCGGCAACCTCACCGCCGAATCCGGCCGGCTGGATTTCGACCTGCCCGAAGGCATGGAGCTGGACAAGGAGCACATCGAGGTCGAACTGAACCGGCTGGTGGCGGCCGATCTGGCGGTCACGGTGAGGATGACCAGCGGCGAAGCCTTGAAGGCGCAGCCGGAATTGATCAAGACCATGTCGGTGACGCCGCCGTTGCATCTGCCGGAAATACGCTTGATCGAGGTGGCCGGCGTCGACCTGCAGCCATGCGGCGGCACCCATGTGGCACGCACCGGCGAGATCGGCCGGGTGCGGGTGAAGAAGATAGAAAGCAAGGGCGCCCGCAACAAGCGGGTCGTCGTCGAGCTGGCGGATTAA
- a CDS encoding pseudouridine synthase — MQRHNLEHYNPPPDAGLAVVYVDDCLLVLDKPSGLLSVPGRGEDKADCLISRAQKVYPDALTVHRLDMATSGLVVMGRGPEMQRALSIAFMDRKVKKRYLAVVDGIVDSNSGMIDLPLIIDWPNRPRQKVDFDAGKEAITHYRVISRDTVRNISRVELDPQTGRAHQLRMHMLHLGSGHPILGDDIYAPPETLAKADRLLLHASRLVLRHPVTFEEMDFEAPAPF, encoded by the coding sequence ATGCAACGACATAATCTGGAACATTACAACCCGCCGCCGGACGCCGGCCTGGCCGTGGTCTACGTCGACGACTGTCTGCTGGTGCTGGACAAGCCCAGCGGCCTGTTGTCGGTGCCGGGGCGCGGCGAGGACAAGGCGGACTGTCTGATCAGTCGCGCGCAGAAGGTCTATCCGGACGCGCTGACCGTGCATCGCCTGGACATGGCCACGTCCGGCCTGGTGGTGATGGGGCGGGGGCCCGAGATGCAGCGCGCCTTGTCGATCGCCTTCATGGACCGCAAGGTGAAGAAGCGCTATCTCGCGGTGGTCGACGGCATCGTCGACAGCAATAGCGGCATGATAGACCTGCCGTTGATCATAGACTGGCCGAACCGGCCGCGGCAGAAGGTCGACTTCGACGCGGGCAAGGAGGCGATCACCCATTACCGCGTGATCAGCCGCGACACCGTGCGCAATATCAGCCGGGTGGAGCTGGACCCGCAGACCGGCCGCGCCCATCAGTTGAGGATGCACATGCTGCATCTGGGATCCGGCCATCCGATACTGGGCGACGACATTTACGCGCCGCCGGAGACGCTGGCCAAGGCGGACCGGCTGCTGTTGCATGCGTCGAGGCTGGTCTTGCGCCATCCGGTGACCTTCGAAGAGATGGATTTCGAGGCGCCGGCGCCGTTCTGA
- the queF gene encoding NADPH-dependent 7-cyano-7-deazaguanine reductase QueF (Catalyzes the NADPH-dependent reduction of 7-cyano-7-deazaguanine (preQ0) to 7-aminomethyl-7-deazaguanine (preQ1) in queuosine biosynthesis) has product MSHLTPEHSPLGKTVQYQDHYAPELLFPIARQTKRDEIGVAASALPFTGVDIWTGFELSWLNARGKPQVGIATFRIPADSPRLIESKSFKLYLNSYNQTRIDGVDALSVQLARDLSAAAGADVSVAIALPQAFAAERIAEMAGEYIDDIDIEVDNYAPCPEALTADPSAIVSETLCSNLLKSNCLVTGQPDWGSVSIRYTGPRIDREALLRYLIGFRQHNEFHEQCVERIFVDVLRACAPQTLTVYARYTRRGGLDINPWRSNADTAPVDNARTARQ; this is encoded by the coding sequence ATGAGCCATCTGACACCCGAACATTCGCCGCTGGGCAAGACCGTCCAGTACCAGGACCATTACGCGCCGGAACTGCTGTTCCCGATCGCCCGCCAGACCAAGCGCGACGAGATCGGCGTGGCCGCGTCCGCGCTGCCGTTTACCGGTGTCGACATCTGGACCGGTTTCGAGCTGTCCTGGCTGAACGCCCGCGGCAAGCCGCAGGTCGGCATCGCCACCTTCCGCATCCCGGCCGACAGCCCCCGGCTGATCGAGTCCAAGTCGTTCAAGCTCTACCTGAACAGCTATAACCAGACGCGTATCGACGGCGTCGACGCCCTCTCCGTCCAACTGGCCCGCGACCTGTCCGCCGCCGCCGGCGCCGACGTCTCGGTCGCCATCGCGCTGCCGCAGGCCTTCGCCGCCGAGCGGATCGCCGAGATGGCCGGCGAATATATCGACGACATCGATATCGAAGTGGACAACTACGCGCCGTGCCCGGAAGCGCTGACAGCCGATCCGTCCGCCATCGTCAGCGAGACGCTGTGCAGCAATCTATTGAAGTCCAACTGCCTGGTCACCGGCCAGCCGGACTGGGGCAGCGTGTCCATCCGCTACACCGGGCCCAGGATAGACCGCGAGGCGTTGCTGAGATATCTGATCGGCTTCCGCCAGCACAACGAGTTCCACGAGCAATGCGTCGAGCGCATCTTCGTCGACGTGCTGCGCGCCTGCGCGCCGCAGACCTTGACCGTCTACGCCCGCTACACCCGCCGCGGCGGCCTGGACATCAATCCGTGGCGCAGCAATGCGGACACGGCGCCGGTCGACAATGCGCGCACGGCGCGGCAGTAA
- the murJ gene encoding murein biosynthesis integral membrane protein MurJ: MNLLKALAAVSSMTMVSRVLGLVRDTLVARIFGAGMAADAFNAAFKIPNMLRRLFAEGAFSQAFVPILGEYKQNRTHEETREFVAKVTGVLGSVLLLVTALGMLAAPAIMWISAPGFYREPAKAALFADILRVSFPYIFFISLSSMTGSILNSWGRFSIPAFTPTFLNLSFIVFALGFTHYFHPPIMAMAWAVFVGGLIQLVWQLPFLRRIGMLATPILAFRDPEVWRVIKQMGPAIFGVSVAQISLLINSTFASFLPTGSVSWMYYADRLMEFPSGVLGVALGTILLPSLSKHAASKSDAEFSVLLDWGIRLSLLLAVPATVGLGLLSGPLLYTMFMYGKFTPHDALMSQQAVIAYSFGLLGLILVKVLAPGFYARQDIKTPVRIAVTTLITTQVMNLAFVFPLKHAGLALSIGLASCINAGLLLYTLRKRGIYQPEAGWKAFLAKLIVAIAAMAAALLACQHWLPIDWHGHAWQRAAWLLLLVGVGAAVYFAALFAQGFRPRQFMRREL, translated from the coding sequence ATGAACCTGCTAAAGGCCCTGGCTGCAGTCAGCAGCATGACCATGGTATCCCGCGTTCTCGGCCTGGTGCGCGACACCCTGGTCGCCCGCATTTTCGGCGCCGGCATGGCCGCCGACGCCTTCAACGCCGCCTTCAAGATTCCCAATATGCTGCGCCGGCTGTTCGCCGAAGGCGCGTTCTCGCAGGCCTTCGTGCCGATACTCGGCGAGTACAAGCAGAACAGGACGCACGAGGAGACGCGCGAGTTCGTCGCCAAGGTCACCGGCGTGCTCGGCTCGGTGCTGCTGCTGGTGACCGCGCTGGGCATGCTGGCCGCGCCGGCCATCATGTGGATTTCGGCGCCCGGCTTCTACCGCGAGCCGGCCAAGGCCGCGCTGTTCGCCGACATCCTCAGGGTATCGTTCCCGTACATCTTCTTCATCTCGCTGTCGTCGATGACCGGCAGCATACTGAACAGCTGGGGCAGATTCTCGATCCCGGCCTTCACTCCGACCTTCCTGAACCTCAGCTTCATCGTGTTCGCGCTGGGCTTCACCCACTATTTCCATCCGCCCATCATGGCGATGGCCTGGGCGGTGTTCGTCGGCGGCCTGATCCAGCTGGTGTGGCAGTTGCCGTTCCTCAGGCGGATCGGCATGCTGGCCACGCCCATCCTGGCCTTCCGCGACCCGGAGGTGTGGCGGGTGATCAAACAGATGGGGCCGGCGATCTTCGGCGTGTCGGTCGCGCAGATTTCCTTGTTGATCAACTCCACCTTCGCCTCCTTCCTACCAACCGGCAGCGTGTCGTGGATGTATTACGCCGACCGGCTGATGGAATTCCCGTCCGGCGTCCTGGGCGTCGCGCTCGGCACCATCCTGCTGCCGTCGCTGTCCAAGCACGCCGCCAGCAAGTCCGACGCCGAATTCAGCGTGCTTCTGGACTGGGGCATACGGCTGTCGCTGCTGCTGGCCGTGCCGGCCACCGTCGGCCTGGGCCTGCTGTCCGGCCCGCTGCTGTACACCATGTTCATGTACGGCAAGTTCACGCCGCACGACGCGCTGATGTCTCAGCAGGCGGTGATCGCCTACTCCTTCGGCCTGCTCGGCCTGATCCTGGTCAAGGTGCTGGCGCCGGGCTTCTACGCGCGCCAGGACATCAAGACGCCGGTGCGCATCGCGGTGACCACGCTGATCACCACCCAGGTGATGAACCTGGCCTTCGTGTTTCCGCTGAAGCACGCCGGTCTCGCGCTGTCCATCGGCCTGGCCTCCTGCATCAACGCCGGCCTGTTGCTGTACACGCTGCGAAAGCGCGGCATCTACCAGCCGGAAGCCGGCTGGAAAGCCTTCCTCGCCAAGCTCATCGTCGCCATCGCGGCGATGGCGGCCGCCTTGCTGGCCTGCCAGCACTGGCTGCCGATAGACTGGCACGGCCACGCCTGGCAGCGCGCGGCATGGCTGCTGCTGCTGGTCGGCGTCGGCGCCGCGGTCTACTTCGCCGCCTTGTTCGCGCAGGGCTTCCGCCCGCGCCAGTTCATGCGCCGCGAGCTCTGA
- the rpsT gene encoding 30S ribosomal protein S20, which translates to MANSAQARKRARTALKQRAHNASLRTAFRTAVKKVLKAIEAGDKAAARVVFQASEKIIDRIADKGVFHKNKAARHKSRLSAQIKAMA; encoded by the coding sequence ATGGCTAACAGCGCACAAGCTCGCAAGCGTGCACGCACAGCCCTCAAGCAGCGCGCGCATAACGCCAGCCTGCGTACTGCGTTCCGTACCGCAGTGAAGAAAGTGCTCAAGGCAATCGAAGCCGGCGACAAGGCCGCCGCTCGCGTGGTGTTCCAGGCTTCCGAGAAGATCATCGACCGTATCGCCGACAAGGGCGTGTTCCACAAGAACAAGGCCGCTCGTCACAAGAGCCGTCTGTCCGCTCAGATCAAGGCCATGGCCTGA
- a CDS encoding phospholipase A produces MKSVFLLLPLSIAPVLAQAAEEGALAPLRQCREIAAADARLACFDALSAKLAAEEAGAGAADAQTAKALVAEAASAAPAAVAAPVPAPSTPLAQDWDLDRDDKRGTFILRGYRSNYVLPAWYQHDPNATPSSPSRGTTTLFGGDLQHTEAKFQLSFKTKVWENVGGTPLDVWAGYTQLSHWQAYNKGQSAPFRETDYEPELMATLPLGWHWGDWRLRMAGLGLVHQSNGQSDPLSRSWNRVYAMAALENGNLTLSARLWRRLSEKAADDDNPDILDYMGHGDLRASYRLGQQQFSVLGRWNPSTGKGAAQLDWTFPLAGRLRGYVQAFDGYGESLIDYNYRSRGIGIGLMLNDWLGF; encoded by the coding sequence ATGAAATCGGTTTTCCTGTTGTTGCCGCTGTCCATCGCGCCGGTCCTGGCGCAGGCGGCGGAAGAGGGGGCGCTGGCGCCGCTGCGCCAGTGCCGCGAGATCGCCGCCGCGGATGCCAGGCTGGCTTGTTTCGACGCCTTGTCGGCCAAGCTGGCCGCCGAGGAGGCGGGGGCCGGGGCGGCGGACGCGCAGACGGCCAAGGCGCTGGTGGCCGAGGCGGCATCGGCCGCGCCGGCCGCCGTCGCCGCGCCGGTTCCTGCACCGTCGACGCCGCTGGCCCAGGATTGGGATCTGGACCGCGACGACAAGCGCGGCACCTTCATACTGCGCGGCTACCGCTCCAATTATGTGCTGCCCGCCTGGTACCAGCATGATCCCAATGCGACGCCCAGCTCGCCCAGCCGCGGAACGACGACGCTGTTCGGCGGCGATCTGCAGCATACCGAGGCCAAGTTCCAGCTGTCGTTCAAGACCAAGGTGTGGGAAAACGTCGGCGGCACGCCGCTGGACGTGTGGGCGGGGTATACCCAGCTGTCGCACTGGCAGGCGTACAACAAGGGCCAGTCGGCGCCGTTCCGCGAGACCGACTACGAGCCGGAGTTGATGGCGACGCTGCCTTTGGGCTGGCATTGGGGCGACTGGCGGCTGCGCATGGCCGGCCTGGGCCTGGTCCATCAGTCCAACGGCCAGTCCGACCCGCTGTCGCGCAGCTGGAACCGGGTGTACGCGATGGCGGCGCTGGAGAACGGCAATCTTACGCTGAGCGCCCGGCTATGGCGGCGCCTGAGCGAAAAGGCCGCCGACGACGACAATCCCGACATTCTCGATTACATGGGCCACGGCGATCTGCGCGCCAGCTATCGCTTGGGCCAGCAGCAGTTCTCGGTGCTGGGGCGGTGGAATCCGTCCACCGGCAAGGGGGCGGCCCAGCTGGACTGGACCTTCCCGCTTGCCGGCCGGCTGCGCGGCTATGTGCAGGCCTTCGACGGCTACGGCGAGAGCCTGATCGACTACAACTACCGCAGCCGCGGCATCGGCATCGGCCTGATGTTGAACGACTGGCTGGGCTTCTAG